The proteins below are encoded in one region of Drosophila santomea strain STO CAGO 1482 chromosome 3R, Prin_Dsan_1.1, whole genome shotgun sequence:
- the LOC120453850 gene encoding aminopeptidase N has protein sequence MSRVQVGGMSLFLVLLLAISATQAAVVRQFPVLDQLHHLENPMQRAVVPFADEDNYRLPNDTIPSHYAVSLSTNVHTGDTVFNGTVAITLSVLTTTSQIVVHARQLENFTATIIQQGVTEAVAQDLVYEYEAEREFLTFSKTGLSFPEDTTWILTIKYQGHLRTDNGGFYLSTYTDEEGNTKYLATTQFESTDARHAFPCYDEPSKRAEFTITITHDPSYNAISNMPVDSSSTSGVTVFQKTVNMPSYLVAFIVSEFVFSEGELNGLPQRVFSRKGTEHEQEWALTTGLLVEKRLSGYFGVPFALPKLDQAGIPDFAAGAMENWGLATYREEYLLYNTENSTTSTKTNIATIEAHEDAHMWFGDLVAIEWWSFLWLKEGFATLFENLAVDLAYPEWDIFQTFHAGSYQSALVNDASANARPMSHFVQKPSEIALLYDSVSYAKAGSVLDMWRHALTNTVFQRGLHNYLVDNQFTAANPSKLFEGIAKAAIEENYSVPATVAEMMGSWTNQGGVPLLTVTRNYENGSFTVKQSVYTNDKDYTSDKLWYVPINYVDFSNPDFRNTEATHYLLNQSEITINASLDATNLLILNKKCTGYYRVLYDAPNYQLAINALITRPHKIDPRNRAQLINDLYRFATSGRVPHATLLELLTYLPQEDQYSPWSAAKTVITLLDRYLSGDADYENFRFYVRELVSLQFDKFGVNDYKGDQHLVPFTRNVLINLACLAGLESCLKETTAKLTALVETGTKIEPNLQSQVYCNGLKQADDKTFDFVFNKLLNSTDQAERRLLISALGCSQSTAQLEKFVASSIASEGLRDQERITVLSPVYSRGEVGLLVAIEFLQNNWEAYGQLNTGFGGVNPLYSDIVGISAYTVNDKQKAALQNLVDTVKNTEYVPTTLQASVDSNVNANYAWLASNRDPLMTWVAGFGSGSSALNASILAILACLLAAKLF, from the exons ATGAGTCGCGTTCAGGTCGGGGGCATGTCCCTATTCTTGGTCCTTCTGTTGGCCATTTCCGCCACCCAGGCGGCTGTGGTGCGCCAATTCCCGGTTCTTGACCAGCTGCACCATCTGGAGAACCCCATGCAACGAGCAGTGGTTCCCTTCGCCGACGAGGATAACTACCGCCTGCCCAACGATACGATCCCCAGTCATTATGCCGTGTCCTTGAGCACAAATGTCCATACGGGCGACACCGTGTTCAATGGTACCGTGGCCATAACCCTAAGCGTTCTAACGACCACCTCACAAATTGTGGTCCATGCCCGCCAGCTGGAGAACTTTACGGCCACCATTATTCAGCAGGGAGTCACGGAAGCCGTGGCCCAGGATTTGGTATACGAATATGAAGCGGAACGCGAGTTCCTTACCTTCAGCAAGACGGGACTGAGTTTTCCCGAAGACACCACATGGATTCTGACGATCAAATACCAGGGACATCTGCGCACTGACAACGGCGGATTCTACCTGTCCACATATACGGATGAGGAGGGCAACACCAAGTACCTGGCCACCACCCAGTTCGAGTCCACTGACGCACGCCACGCCTTCCCCTGCTACGATGAACCCTCGAAGAGGGCGGAgttcaccatcaccatcacccaCGATCCGAGCTACAATGCCATCAGCAACATGCCAGTGGATAGCAGCAG CACCTCTGGAGTAACCGTGTTCCAAAAGACCGTGAATATGCCATCCTATCTGGTGGCCTTCATTGTCTCCGAGTTCGTCTTCTCCGAGGGTGAGCTGAATGGCCTGCCACAGCGTGTCTTCTCCCGCAAAGGAACCGAGCATGAGCAGGAGTGGGCTCTGACCACCGGTTTGCTGGTGGAGAAGCGTCTGTCCGGCTACTTTGGAGTTCCCTTCGCACTGCCCAAGCTGGATCAAGCTGGTATCCCTGACTTTGCCGCCGGTGCCATGGAGAACTGGGGTCTGGCCACCTACCGTGAGGAGTACCTGCTGTACAACACCGAGAACTCAACCACCAGCACGAAGACCAACATTGCCACCATTGAGGCGCATGAGGATGCCCACATGTGGTTCGGTGATCTGGTGGCCATCGAGTGGTGGAGCTTCCTTTGGCTGAAGGAAGGTTTTGCCACCCTCTTCGAGAACTTGGCTGTGGACCTG GCCTATCCCGAGTGGGACATTTTCCAAACCTTCCATGCTGGTTCCTACCAGAGCGCTCTGGTCAATGATGCCAGCGCCAATGCCCGTCCCATGAGCCACTTCGTCCAGAAGCCCTCGGAGATTGCCCTGCTCTATGACTCCGTATCGTATGCTAAGGCCGGATCCGTTCTGGACATGTGGCGCCATGCCCTGACCAACACCGTTTTCCAGCGCGGTCTACACAATTACCTGGTCGACAA TCAATTCACTGCAGCCAATCCCAGCAAGCTTTTCGAAGGCATTGCCAAGGCTGCCATCGAGGAGAACTATTCTGTGCCAGCAACCGTGGCCGAAATGATGGGTAGCTGGACAAACCAGGGCGGAGTTCCTTTGCTGACCGTGACCCGTAACTACGAGAATGGAAGCTTCACGGTTAAGCAGTCGGTGTACACCAACGATAAGGACTATACCAGTGACAAGTTGTGGTATGTGCCCATTAACTATGTGGACTTCTCAAATCCCGACTTCCGCAACACCGAGGCCACACATTATCTGCTCAACCAATCCGAGATTACCATCAATGCTAGCCTGGACGCAACCAACTTGCTGATTCTGAACAAGAAATGCACTGGCTACTATCGCGTGCTCTACGATGCGCCAAACTATCAACTGGCTATCAACGCCTTGATCACTCGTCCACACAAGATCGATCCCAGGAACCGAGCCCAGCTGATCAATGATTTGTACCGCTTTGCCACCAGTGGCCGCGTGCCCCATGCCACATTGCTGGAGCTGTTGACCTACTTGCCCCAGGAGGATCAGTACTCTCCCTGGTCCGCTGCCAAAACGGTGATCACTCTGCTCGATCGCTACCTGAGCGGAGATGCCGATTACGAGAATTTCCGGTTCTACGTACGTGAACTGGTGAGCCTGCAGTTCGACAAGTTCGGTGTGAATGACTACAAAGGTGACCAACATCTGGTGCCATTTACCCGCAATGTGCTGATTAACCTGGCTTGTCTGGCGGGTCTGGAGAGTTGCCTGAAAGAGACGACGGCCAAGCTGACGGCTCTGGTGGAGACGGGCACCAAGATCGAGCCGAATCTGCAGTCGCAGGTGTACTGCAATGGACTGAAGCAGGCCGATGACAAGACCTTTGACTTTGTGTTCAACAAGCTGCTGAACTCCACCGATCAGGCCGAGCGTCGTCTTCTGATCTCCGCCCTGGGCTGCTCCCAGAGCACCGCCCAGCTGGAGAAGTTCGTGGCCAGCAGCATTGCGTCGGAGGGCTTGAGGGATCAGGAAAGGATCACTGTGCTGAGTCCGGTCTACTCCCGTGGTGAGGTGGGTCTGCTGGTCGCCATTGAGTTCCTGCAGAACAACTGGGAGGCGTATGGCCAGCTGAACACCGGCTTTGGTGGCGTTAATCCTCTGTACAGCGACATCGTGGGTATCTCCGCCTATACGGTCAACGACAAGCAAAAGGCTGCCCTGCAAAATTTGGTGGACACTGTCAAGAACACCGAGTATGTGCCCACCACTCTGCAGGCTAGCGTCGATAGCAACGTGAATGCCAACTACGCGTGGCTAGCTTCCAACAGGGATCCTCTGATGACCTGGGTCGCCGGTTTCGGCAGCGGCAGCTCCGCCCTGAACGCCTCCATTTTGGCCATTCTTGCCTGCCTTCTGGCCGCCAAGCTGTTCTAA